A stretch of the Streptomyces sp. NBC_01428 genome encodes the following:
- a CDS encoding LLM class flavin-dependent oxidoreductase, with translation MSPSPTPLHLAVALDGAGWHPAAWREPVARPRELLTAAYWTDLVTEAERGLLDFVTIEDGLGLQSSSPTEPDGRTDQVRGRLDAVLIASRIAPLTHHIGVVPTVVATHTEPFHISKAIATLDYVSTGRAGLRVQVSARQNEAAHFGRRTIPAIRFEEYDTPAVQEVVTDLFDEAADHVEAVRRLWDSWEDDAEIRDVATGRFIDRDKLHYIDFEGRHFSVKGPSITPRPPQGQPVVTALAHATVPYRLVARSADIGYVTPHDAGQARAIVQEIRAEQAAAGRADDTVHVFGDLVVFLDDDPGAAQARRERLDASAGEPYTSDARIFAGTPAQLADLLQELAAAGLSGFRLRPAVLGHDLPAITRGLVPELQRRGVFRTAYEADTLRGLLGLARPANRFAATTA, from the coding sequence GTGTCCCCGTCACCCACTCCTCTGCACCTCGCCGTCGCGCTGGACGGCGCGGGCTGGCATCCGGCCGCCTGGCGCGAGCCGGTCGCCCGCCCCCGCGAACTGCTCACCGCCGCCTACTGGACCGACCTGGTCACCGAGGCCGAGCGCGGCCTCCTCGACTTCGTGACCATCGAGGACGGCCTCGGCCTCCAGTCCTCCTCGCCCACCGAACCGGACGGCCGCACCGACCAGGTCCGCGGCCGCCTCGACGCCGTCCTCATCGCGTCGCGCATCGCGCCCCTGACCCACCACATAGGCGTCGTACCGACCGTCGTCGCCACCCACACGGAGCCCTTCCACATCTCCAAGGCGATCGCCACCCTCGACTACGTGAGCACCGGCCGCGCCGGTCTCCGCGTCCAGGTCAGCGCCCGCCAGAACGAGGCCGCCCACTTCGGCCGCCGCACGATCCCCGCGATCCGGTTCGAGGAGTACGACACCCCCGCCGTGCAGGAGGTGGTGACCGACCTCTTCGACGAGGCCGCCGACCACGTCGAGGCCGTCCGCAGGCTGTGGGACAGCTGGGAGGACGACGCCGAGATCCGCGACGTGGCCACCGGCCGCTTCATCGACCGCGACAAGCTGCACTACATCGACTTCGAGGGCCGGCACTTCAGCGTCAAGGGCCCCTCGATCACCCCCCGCCCGCCCCAGGGCCAGCCGGTCGTCACCGCCCTGGCCCACGCGACGGTCCCGTACCGGCTGGTCGCGAGGTCCGCGGACATCGGCTACGTCACCCCGCACGACGCCGGCCAGGCCCGCGCCATCGTCCAGGAGATCCGCGCCGAACAGGCCGCGGCCGGCCGCGCCGACGACACCGTGCACGTCTTCGGCGACCTGGTGGTCTTCCTCGACGACGATCCGGGCGCCGCCCAGGCCCGCCGGGAACGGCTGGACGCGTCGGCGGGGGAGCCGTACACCAGCGACGCCCGGATCTTCGCCGGGACACCCGCCCAGCTCGCCGACCTCCTCCAGGAGCTGGCCGCCGCGGGGCTCTCCGGCTTCCGGCTGCGCCCCGCCGTCCTGGGACACGACCTCCCCGCGATCACCCGCGGCCTCGTGCCCGAACTCCAGCGCCGGGGAGTCTTCCGGACCGCCTACGAAGCCGACACCCTGCGCGGACTGCTCGGGCTCGCCCGCCCCGCGAACCGCTTCGCCGCCACCACCGCCTGA
- a CDS encoding NtaA/DmoA family FMN-dependent monooxygenase (This protein belongs to a clade of FMN-dependent monooxygenases, within a broader family of flavin-dependent oxidoreductases, the luciferase-like monooxygenase (LMM) family, some of whose members use coenzyme F420 rather than FMN.): protein MSKPLKQIHLAAHFPGVNNTTVWSDPEAGSHIEFSSFAQFARTAERAKFDFLFLAEGLRLREQGGKIYDLDVVGRPDTFAILTALAAVTEHLGLTGTINSTFNEPYEVARQFASLDHLSDGRAAWNVVTSWDAFTGENFRRGGFLPQDERYSRAKEFLATANELFDSWHGDEIVADQESGTFLDDAKAGAFVHQGRHFDIEGQFNVPRSPQGRPVIFQAGDSEEGREFAAAGADAIFSRYATLKEGQAFYTDVKGRLARYGRRHDELLILPAATFVLGDTDAEAEEHAREIRRAQVSGATAIKHLEFVWNRDLSSYDPDGPLPDIDPDLGEHTIARGRAQVRMYRDPLATAREWRERAAANNWSIRDLVIETGNRQAFVGTPATVAETINDFVQADASDGFILVPHITPGGLDSFADSVVPLLQERGVYRTAYEGRTLRDHLGLAHPDAGARTDRAAS from the coding sequence ATGAGCAAGCCGCTCAAGCAGATCCACCTCGCGGCGCACTTCCCCGGCGTCAACAACACCACCGTGTGGAGCGACCCCGAGGCCGGCAGCCACATCGAGTTCAGCTCGTTCGCCCAGTTCGCGCGGACCGCCGAGCGCGCCAAGTTCGACTTCCTGTTCCTCGCCGAAGGTCTGCGCCTGCGGGAACAGGGCGGCAAGATCTACGACCTGGACGTCGTCGGACGCCCCGACACCTTCGCCATCCTGACCGCGCTCGCGGCCGTCACCGAACACCTCGGCCTGACCGGCACCATCAACTCCACCTTCAACGAGCCCTACGAGGTGGCCCGCCAGTTCGCCAGCCTCGACCACCTCTCCGACGGCCGGGCCGCCTGGAACGTCGTCACCTCCTGGGACGCCTTCACCGGCGAGAACTTCCGCCGCGGTGGCTTCCTGCCCCAGGACGAGCGGTACTCCCGCGCCAAGGAGTTCCTGGCCACGGCGAACGAACTCTTCGACTCCTGGCACGGCGACGAGATCGTCGCCGACCAGGAGAGCGGCACCTTCCTCGACGACGCCAAGGCCGGAGCCTTCGTCCACCAGGGCCGGCACTTCGACATCGAGGGCCAGTTCAACGTCCCGCGCTCCCCGCAGGGCCGCCCGGTGATCTTCCAGGCAGGGGACTCCGAGGAGGGCCGCGAGTTCGCCGCCGCCGGCGCCGACGCCATCTTCAGCCGCTACGCCACCCTCAAGGAGGGCCAGGCCTTCTACACCGACGTCAAGGGACGCCTCGCGCGGTACGGGCGACGCCACGACGAGCTGCTGATCCTGCCCGCCGCGACCTTCGTCCTCGGGGACACCGACGCCGAGGCCGAGGAGCACGCCCGTGAGATACGGCGCGCGCAGGTCAGCGGCGCCACCGCCATCAAGCACCTCGAGTTCGTCTGGAACCGCGACCTGTCCTCGTACGACCCGGACGGTCCGCTGCCCGACATCGACCCGGACCTCGGCGAACACACCATCGCCCGGGGCCGCGCGCAGGTCCGGATGTACCGTGACCCGCTGGCCACCGCCCGTGAGTGGCGTGAGCGGGCGGCCGCCAACAACTGGTCCATCCGCGACCTCGTCATCGAGACCGGAAACCGGCAGGCGTTCGTCGGCACCCCGGCCACCGTCGCCGAGACCATCAACGACTTCGTCCAGGCCGACGCCTCCGACGGCTTCATCCTCGTCCCGCACATCACACCCGGCGGCCTGGACTCCTTCGCGGACAGCGTCGTCCCGCTCCTCCAGGAACGCGGCGTCTACCGCACCGCGTACGAGGGCCGCACCCTGCGGGACCACCTCGGCCTCGCCCACCCCGACGCCGGGGCGCGGACCGACCGGGCCGCGTCATGA
- a CDS encoding LLM class flavin-dependent oxidoreductase, with the protein MKFLAITLIVHAPHPVTGVKKPTNDRFREVIDNALLAEELGFDGFGVGERHERPFISSSPPVVLSHIAALTSRIRLFTAVTTLSLLDPVRAYEDYATLDHLSGGRLELIVGKGNGAAQRELFRVTTDDQWDRNAESYEVFRRIWRQDKVTAATRFRPELHEAEVWPRPLQQPVRVWHGSATSKESVDLAARYGDPLFSANVTNTIEPYAELIRHYRERWVHYGHDPAAIAVGAGTAGFYAARTSQEALADYRPVFEGNLAFQRRLGLEPVFPTLEDFVERSSALIGSPQQIIEKVHRYHEQFGHSVLHLHADAGGLTNRQHRTALELFQSDVAPVLRREIPDPPFTWGPVLAPPTRHPVPADH; encoded by the coding sequence ATGAAGTTCCTGGCGATCACCCTGATCGTGCACGCTCCGCATCCCGTGACCGGCGTCAAGAAGCCGACCAACGACCGCTTCCGCGAGGTGATCGACAACGCGCTGCTCGCCGAGGAACTGGGATTCGACGGGTTCGGAGTGGGGGAGCGCCACGAGCGTCCGTTCATCTCGTCCTCCCCGCCGGTGGTGCTGAGCCACATCGCCGCGCTCACCTCGCGCATCCGGCTGTTCACGGCGGTCACCACCCTCAGCCTCCTCGACCCGGTCCGCGCGTACGAGGACTACGCGACGCTGGACCATCTGTCGGGCGGGCGCCTGGAGCTGATCGTCGGAAAGGGGAACGGCGCGGCGCAGCGGGAGCTGTTCCGGGTCACGACCGACGACCAGTGGGACCGCAACGCCGAGAGCTACGAGGTGTTCCGGCGCATCTGGCGGCAGGACAAGGTCACCGCGGCGACCCGCTTCCGCCCGGAGCTCCACGAGGCCGAGGTGTGGCCGCGACCGCTCCAGCAGCCCGTCCGCGTCTGGCACGGCAGCGCCACCAGCAAGGAGTCGGTCGACCTGGCCGCCCGGTACGGCGACCCGCTCTTCTCCGCCAACGTCACCAACACCATCGAGCCCTACGCCGAGTTGATCCGCCACTACCGCGAACGCTGGGTGCACTACGGCCACGACCCGGCCGCCATCGCGGTTGGCGCCGGCACCGCGGGCTTCTACGCGGCGCGGACCTCCCAGGAGGCACTCGCCGACTACCGGCCCGTGTTCGAAGGCAACCTCGCGTTCCAGCGACGTCTGGGTCTGGAGCCCGTGTTCCCCACCCTGGAGGACTTCGTGGAGCGCAGCTCGGCGCTGATCGGCAGTCCCCAGCAGATCATCGAGAAGGTGCACCGCTACCACGAGCAGTTCGGGCACAGCGTGCTGCATCTGCACGCCGACGCGGGTGGACTGACGAATCGTCAGCATCGCACGGCGCTGGAACTCTTCCAGTCGGACGTGGCACCGGTGCTGCGCCGCGAGATCCCCGATCCCCCGTTCACCTGGGGACCGGTCCTCGCGCCGCCCACCCGCCACCCTGTGCCCGCCGACCACTGA
- a CDS encoding LLM class flavin-dependent oxidoreductase, with the protein MSDIPLGVLDLVPIPSGSTATEALRNSVDLARRAEELGYARYWFAEHHLNPGVAGTSPAVLLALTASATSTIRLGSGAVQLGHRTALSTVEDFGLIDALHPGRLDLGLGRSGGAPPGGAAARPTTTPVVDGLTPNGLRIPPRFSFEHLLGSPRVALQRTLLQQPKAVSQEYGEQIDDVLALLAGTYRSADGAEAHVVPGEGADLQLWILGSSGGVSAEVAGRNGLRFAANYHVSPATVLEAAEGYRAAFRPSDVLDKPYVSVSADVVVAEDDARARELATGYGLWVRSIRNAEGAIPFPTPDEARAHVWSAADRALVQDRLDTQFVGSPGRVADRLAQLQEATGADELLITTITHDHADRVRSYALLAEEWRTR; encoded by the coding sequence ATGTCCGACATCCCTCTCGGCGTCCTCGACCTGGTCCCGATCCCGTCCGGCTCCACCGCCACCGAGGCGCTCCGCAACTCCGTCGACCTGGCCCGCCGGGCCGAGGAACTCGGGTACGCCCGCTACTGGTTCGCCGAGCACCATCTCAACCCGGGCGTCGCCGGCACGTCGCCCGCGGTCCTCCTCGCCCTGACGGCGTCGGCGACCTCGACCATCAGACTCGGTTCCGGAGCCGTCCAGCTCGGCCACCGCACCGCCCTGTCCACGGTCGAGGACTTCGGCCTGATCGACGCGTTGCATCCCGGGCGTCTCGACCTGGGGCTCGGCCGCTCGGGCGGGGCCCCTCCGGGTGGCGCCGCCGCCCGGCCGACCACCACGCCCGTCGTCGACGGGCTCACTCCCAACGGGCTGCGCATCCCGCCCCGTTTCTCGTTCGAGCACCTTCTCGGATCACCGCGGGTGGCCCTGCAGCGCACCCTGCTGCAGCAGCCGAAAGCGGTGTCGCAGGAGTACGGCGAGCAGATCGACGACGTCCTCGCCCTCCTCGCCGGCACCTACCGGTCGGCCGACGGTGCCGAGGCGCACGTCGTCCCGGGCGAGGGCGCGGATCTGCAGCTGTGGATCCTGGGCAGCAGCGGCGGCGTGAGCGCCGAGGTCGCCGGCCGCAACGGCCTCCGGTTCGCGGCGAACTACCACGTCAGCCCGGCGACCGTGCTGGAGGCGGCCGAGGGCTACCGCGCCGCGTTCCGGCCGTCCGACGTCCTCGACAAGCCGTACGTCAGCGTGTCCGCGGACGTGGTGGTCGCCGAGGACGACGCGCGAGCCCGTGAGCTCGCCACCGGCTACGGCCTCTGGGTCCGCAGCATCCGCAACGCCGAGGGGGCCATCCCGTTCCCCACCCCGGACGAGGCGCGCGCCCACGTCTGGTCCGCAGCCGACCGCGCGCTGGTCCAGGACCGCCTCGACACCCAGTTCGTCGGATCCCCGGGCCGGGTGGCGGACCGACTGGCCCAGCTCCAGGAGGCCACGGGGGCCGACGAGTTGCTGATCACCACGATCACCCACGACCACGCGGACCGGGTGCGGTCGTACGCACTGCTGGCCGAGGAGTGGCGCACGCGGTGA
- the metX gene encoding homoserine O-acetyltransferase MetX, whose translation MNAEVAPSADPLPPASGGRREGDPPGQRKWHLRDKALSLEAGGELPDVRLAFETWGRLAPDGSNAVLVLHALTGDSHVAGPAGPGHPTPGWWDALVGPGRALDPDRWFVVAPNVLGGCQGSTGPSSAGPAGPPWGGAFPFLTQRDQVAAEAGLADALGVGRWALVIGGSMGGMRALEWAVSYPDRTDALLLLATTAAASAEQIAWADIQTRAIRSDPNWRGGDYHGAGPGRGPHAGLGLARRLAHVTYRSEPELAVRFGRAPQAAEDPWEGGRYQVQSYLDHHAAKLVRRFDAGSYVTLSEAMNSHDVGRGRGGIRAALGLVTARTLVAGVDSDRLYPPSQQAEVAAGISTADRPRVIESPYGHDGFLIEVEQVSALVRELTG comes from the coding sequence GGGCGACCCGCCCGGACAGCGCAAGTGGCACCTCCGCGACAAGGCGCTGTCCTTGGAGGCGGGCGGTGAACTGCCGGACGTGCGGCTGGCGTTCGAGACCTGGGGGCGGCTCGCGCCGGACGGGTCCAATGCCGTGCTGGTGCTGCACGCGCTCACCGGCGACAGCCATGTCGCCGGACCGGCCGGGCCCGGTCACCCGACGCCCGGCTGGTGGGACGCTCTGGTCGGGCCCGGTCGCGCCCTGGACCCGGACCGCTGGTTCGTCGTCGCGCCGAACGTGCTCGGCGGCTGTCAGGGGAGCACCGGTCCGTCCTCGGCCGGCCCGGCAGGCCCGCCGTGGGGGGGCGCGTTCCCCTTTCTGACCCAGCGCGACCAGGTGGCGGCGGAAGCCGGACTCGCCGACGCGCTCGGTGTCGGCCGTTGGGCGCTGGTGATCGGCGGTTCCATGGGCGGCATGCGCGCCCTGGAGTGGGCGGTGTCGTACCCGGACCGCACGGACGCGCTACTGCTGCTGGCCACCACGGCGGCGGCGAGCGCGGAGCAGATCGCCTGGGCCGACATCCAGACGCGGGCGATCCGGAGCGACCCGAACTGGCGGGGCGGCGACTATCACGGTGCCGGGCCGGGTCGGGGACCACACGCGGGCCTGGGCCTGGCCCGCCGCCTCGCCCACGTCACGTACCGCAGCGAGCCCGAGCTGGCGGTCCGCTTCGGGCGTGCCCCGCAGGCCGCGGAGGACCCGTGGGAGGGTGGCCGCTACCAGGTTCAGTCCTATCTGGACCACCATGCCGCCAAGCTGGTGCGCCGCTTCGACGCGGGCAGCTATGTGACGCTGTCGGAGGCCATGAACAGTCACGACGTCGGGCGCGGCCGTGGCGGCATCCGTGCGGCGCTCGGCCTGGTCACGGCGAGGACGCTGGTCGCCGGCGTCGACTCCGACCGGCTCTACCCGCCGTCCCAGCAGGCCGAGGTGGCGGCGGGCATCTCCACGGCGGACCGGCCGCGGGTGATCGAGTCCCCTTACGGGCACGACGGCTTCCTCATCGAGGTGGAGCAGGTCTCCGCACTCGTCCGCGAACTGACGGGCTGA